A single genomic interval of Coccidioides posadasii str. Silveira chromosome 1, complete sequence harbors:
- the NOP14 gene encoding nucleolar complex protein 14 (BUSCO:129326at4751~EggNog:ENOG410PH17~COG:J~BUSCO:2849at33183), with translation MAPSQLKQLKASLREKGVIGQQQSKKQRKQNAKSGAAAANRIHRNAVLQELREQFNPFEARAPARPAKFAVTTNKGNTDPVRHRPGVTRGLGEQRRKETLLKEIHSRNKTGMLLDRRFGENDPTMTPEERAAERFARESQRRLKKESMFNLEDDEDEEMLLTHGGQALSFDKELGDDFDEGDLRDSEDDSESGRNNKRKRLVEEDDMEGLAGQSDDEEQPERKKSKQEVMKEIIAKSKQYKYERQKAKEDDDDLRATLDQGLPSIFEMMRGIKAPEPPLQEQRPDPMMNPDRAALLNGKDRDAADKEYDQRLKQMAFDKRSQPADRTKTEEEIAEEEATRLRQLEKERLRRMHGEDDEGSADEGGADLDDDAEVDDAKPFGLHQLTTRPDLDVEDEDDFIIEDELVETGSALDLSFDDSDGSESAAEEDDDDDDDEFINGLTLRPGAESIPDDKKTLSTQDGSLAYTYPCPESHEEFLNIIKDVKMEDLPTVVQRIRALHHSRLHSDNKAKLGKFSRVLVEHVSYLANLREHPPFAILENLLRHIHSLAKTHPEDVAVAFRAQLRAVANDRPFNLLPSDLVILTGISTIFPTSDHFHPVVTPAMLSMGRYLGQGNIESLGDLVIGGYVTTLCLQYQALSKRYIPELVNYVLNALCILAPTAPKTKLGSLPARVPSEPMRLEGTDVSAEVRTPSFWDILTGSTVAKDRAEGLKLSLVETFTSILETAAELWATKSAFFEVFEPARAVLEHLIKSCAGKVPTALSDHMQRTCHNMNAQLAEARRARRPLLLHNHRPLAIKTAIPKFEESFNPDRHYDPDRERAELNKLKAEHKRERKGAMRELRKDANFIARESLREKRERDAEYERKYRRLIAEIQSEEGREANAYEREKKLRKGKR, from the exons ATGGCGCCCTCACAGCTAAAGCAGTTGAAAGCCTCTCTCCGCGAGAAGGGAGTTATCGGACAGCAGCAGTCCAAAAAACAGCGGAAGCAAAATGCAAAGTCTGGAGCTGCGGCCGCCAACCGCATCCATCGCAATGCTGTTCTCCAGGAACTCCGAGAGCAATTCAATCCGTTCGAAGCAAGAGCACCAGCGCGGCCTGCGAAGTTTGCTGTCACAACCAACAAGGGCAATACCGACCCGGTTCGACATCGTCCCGGCGTCACGAGAGGCCTGGGCGAGCAGCGG AGAAAAGAAACTCTCCTGAAAGAAATCCATAGCCGCAATAAAACTGGAATGCTCCTCGATCGACGTTTCGGTGAAAATGATCCGACAATGACACCTGAAGAGAGAGCGGCGGAACGCTTTGCACGCGAAAGTCAAAGGCGACTCAAGAAGGAGTCCATGTTCAACTTGGAAGAtgacgaagatgaagagatgCTGCTCACCCACGGGGGCCAAGCGCTCTCGTTTGACAAGGAGCTCGGGGATGATTTCGACGAAGGCGACTTGAGAGATTCGGAGGATGACAGTGAATCCGGTCGGAATAATAAGAGGAAACGCCTcgttgaagaagatgacATGGAGGGTTTAGCTGGGCAATCCGACGACGAAGAACAGCCCGAACGGAAAAAGTCAAAACAAGAGGTCATGAAGGAGATTATTGCTAAATCAAAGCAGTACAAATATGAGCGGCAAAAGGCTAAGGAAGATGACGACGACTTGAGAGCCACTCTAGATCAGGGGCTTCCGAGCATTTTTGAAATGATGAGGGGTATCAAGGCGCCAGAGCCACCACTGCAGGAGCAGCGTCCGGATCCGATGATGAATCCGGATCGTGCTGCTCTTTTGAATGGCAAAGATAGGGATGCTGCGGACAAGGAGTATGATCAGAGACTGAAGCAGATGGCCTTTGATAAACGCTCCCAGCCTGCAGATAGGACTAAAACGGAAGAGGAGATAGCTGAAGAAGAGGCTACACGCTTACGCCAACTTGAGAAGGAGAGGCTGAGGCGAATGCATGgcgaagatgatgaaggaTCAGCAGATGAAGGTGGTGCGGATCTAGATGACGATGCGGAAGTCGATGATGCCAAGCCGTTCGGTCTACATCAATTAACTACACGGCCGGACCTAGATGTGGAAGACGAAGATGACTTTATAATTGAAGATGAGTTGGTTGAAACTGGGTCCGCCCTAGACTTGTCGTTCGACGACAGCGACGGCAGTGAAAGTGCGGCGGAggaagacgatgatgatgatgatgacgagtTCATTAACGGGCTAACTCTACGCCCAGGGGCAGAGAGTATACCTGATGATAAGAAGACGCTATCCACCCAAGACGGCTCCCTAGCCTATACTTATCCGTGCCCTGAGAGCCATGAAGAGTTTTTAAACATAATAAAGGACGTGAAGATGGAAGATTTGCCAACAGTGGTTCAACGAATCCGCGCTTTACATCACTCCAGGCTTCATAGCGACAACAAGGCGAAACTGGGAAAGTTCTCTAGAGTCCTCGTGGAACATGTCTCGTACCTTGCAAATTTACGAGAACACCCGCCCTTCGCCATCCTTGAGAACCTACTACGTCACATCCATTCCCTCGCCAAGACGCATCCGGAGGATGTAGCTGTTGCTTTTAGGGCTCAGCTTCGTGCAGTGGCCAACGATCGACCCTTTAACCTTCTTCCGAGTGACCTGGTCATTTTGACTGGCATCTCAACTATCTTTCCAACATCCGATCATTTCCACCCCGTGGTGACACCGGCGATGCTTTCAATGGGACGTTACCTTGGACAAGGTAATATTGAATCTTTGGGGGACCTCGTCATCGGTGGTTACGTGACAACTTTATGCCTCCAATATCAAGCATTATCAAAGAGATACATTCCGGAACTTGTCAATTATGTTTTAAATGCTTTATGCATTCTCGCACCTACAGCACCAAAAACTAAGCTGGGCTCACTCCCTGCGCGTGTTCCCTCAGAACCAATGCGACTCGAAGGCACAGATGTGTCCGCCGAAGTCAGGACTCCGTCATTCTGGGACATTCTAACCGGCTCGACGGTCGCAAAGGATAGGGCGGAGGGTCTAAAGCTGTCTCTTGTCGAGACGTTCACGTCAATACTTGAAACTGCTGCTGAGTTATGGGCCACCAaatctgctttctttgaGGTCTTTGAGCCCGCCCGAGCCGTTCTCGAACATTTGATTAAGTCGTGTGCGGGAAAGGTGCCTACAGCCCTATCTGATCATATGCAACGTACTTGTCACAACATGAATGCTCAGCTTGCAGAAGCTCGACGAGCCCGCCGCCCCCTACTACTCCATAATCATAGACCGCTCGCAATCAAGACAGCAATACCCAAGTTTGAAGAATCATTTAACCCCGATAGGCACTATGATCCCGACCGCGAGCGGGCTGAGCTCAACAAGCTCAAGGCGGAGCATAAGCGCGAGCGCAAAGGCGCGATGCGAGAACTCCGGAAGGATGCTAACTTTATTGCACGCGAGAGCCTACGGGAGAAACGTGAGAGGGATGCTGAATATGAGCGGAAATACCGTCGTCTCATTGCTGAGATTCAGAGCGAGGAGGGACGCGAAGCAAATGCCTATGAGCGGGAGAAGAAGTTGCGGAAAGGGAAGCGGTAA
- a CDS encoding uncharacterized protein (EggNog:ENOG410Q5MQ~COG:T) yields MTYLTWLIESKPDDTDLHAGNILLHLPPNIRSMTREQLYINVERPDEEPVVRADGLPLHNGVPSKVVFPVLLGLGSDEIKLADSSILLTDFGEAFDPQRTQRFTAHAPLPLSPPESRFADEPLSFPSDIWTLGCVIWDLFGSSPPFEAFPGSQDDITVEHVETFGKLPDQWWSKWETRGNWFDEDGHKNVKESLRQYYGNTGRSWTQRFAEINISRKSKKLEAFDTEEKKSFHDMMRSMLVLEPSERASIDDVVRCEWMQRWGLPEFQRMQSAVRD; encoded by the coding sequence ATGACATACCTGACCTGGCTTATAGAGTCTAAACCAGATGACACAGATCTTCATGCTGGGAATATTCTCCTTCATCTACCGCCAAATATTCGGAGCATGACCCGCGAACAGCTGTACATAAATGTTGAAAGGCCTGACGAGGAGCCTGTTGTTCGTGCGGACGGCTTACCCCTTCATAATGGGGTTCCTTCGAAGGTCGTTTTCCCGGTGTTGCTGGGGCTTGGAAGTGATGAGATCAAGTTGGCCGATTCTTCCATTCTACTTACAGACTTTGGAGAAGCGTTTGATCCTCAAAGAACACAGCGATTCACTGCACATGCACCACTCCCCTTATCACCGCCGGAATCTCGCTTTGCGGATGAACCGCTTTCTTTTCCATCAGATATTTGGACGCTCGGGTGTGTGATCTGGGACCTTTTTGGATCTAGTCCACCATTCGAAGCTTTCCCTGGCTCGCAGGATGACATTACCGTCGAGCATGTTGAGACATTTGGTAAACTCCCGGATCAATGGTGGAGCAAGTGGGAGACCCGCGGCAACTGGTTTGATGAAGATGGCCATAAAAACGTCAAGGAGAGCCTGCGGCAGTATTATGGCAACACCGGCCGGAGCTGGACTCAGCGGTTTGCGGAGATAAATATCTCGCGAAAGAGCAAGAAGCTCGAGGCCTTTGACACCGAAGAGAAAAAATCATTTCATGACATGATGCGATCTATGTTAGTCCTTGAGCCGAGTGAAAGGGCTAGCATAGACGATGTGGTGAGGTGTGAGTGGATGCAGCGATGGGGTCTGCCTGAGTTTCAGAGGATGCAAAGTGCTGTGAGGGACTGA
- a CDS encoding uncharacterized protein (EggNog:ENOG410PPF0~COG:S~TransMembrane:1 (o12-29i)~BUSCO:10679at33183), whose amino-acid sequence MLNGMATHLSDRLLWFGLGVTLFFAFRGITWELSQVRHLTEIKKEEKEDQLIGEATEDALKIESLLKLSESSSFDLRAAALKIIAERATKGPTRDLLLEDLSSRDPLLRRRALDALHFLILSRPLARSSASSRLRDLSTFKSLVGCLCYFLKEHTEKIGTTSSPILPRTRPPGEEKALRVLLALLPESVHTALEAGLVSQWLTRYPFPCTLQDDTRKRNVFLFMKTWGSDDPLMSNIFNILATHHEGVRQLRRYGLMGARLEEDELDAYDSSVERSRFSILEGDDDWESVWVPDGADTGATQAWGGRRLQEGTTTDQELRRRRREVMVFSEGGRPLDQDNIIEPIQNRAVWGLDDQFNELPGRV is encoded by the exons ATGCTAAATGGTATGGCGACGCACTTGAGTGATCGGCTCCTGTGGTTCGGCCTAG GAGTTACCCTCTTTTTCGCATTCCGGGGCATAACCTGGGAGCTCTCCCAGGTCAGGCACCTTACGGAAAtcaaaaaggaagagaaagaggacCAACTCATTGGAGAAGCTACGGAAGATG CCCTGAAAATAGAATCGCTGTTGAAGCTTTCTGAAAGCTCCAGTTTCGATTTAAGAGCTGC TGCGTTAAAAATAATAGCCGAACGAGCAACCAAAGGTCCCACGCGAGATTTGCTCCTTGAGGATCTGTCCAGCCGTGACCCACTCCTCCGGCGGCGAGCCTTAGATGCACTACACTTTCTGATCTTAAGCAGACCTT TGGCCCGCTCCAGCGCGTCTAGCAGATTAAGGGATCTATCTACTTTTAAAAGTCTAGTCGGTTGTTTATGCTACTTTCTAAAGGAACATACTGAGAAGATTGGCACCACTTCATCTCCCATACTTCCGCGAACCAGACCTCCGGGAGAGGAGAAGGCTTTACGCGTCCTCCTTGCCCTCTTACCAGAAAGCGTGCACACGGCCCTAGAAGCCGGGCTTGTGAGTCAGTGGCTAACAAGATATCCGTTCCCGTGTACTTTGCAAGATGATACGAGAAAACGTAATGTTTTTTTGTTTATGAAGACCTGGGGCTCCGATGACCCCTTGATGAGTAACATTTTCAATATTCTAGCTACTCATCATGAAGGAGTAAGACAGCTCCGAAGATACGGCCTAATGGGAGCCAGATTGGAAGAAGACGAGCTTGATGCATATGATTCTTCCGTTGAACGAAGCCGCTTCAGTATTTTGGAAGGAGACGATGACTGGGAGAGTGTTTGGGTGCCAGACGGAGCAGATACAGGTGCTACCCAGGCCTGGGGCGGGAGACGTTTGCAGGAAGGCACCACAACAGATCAAGAGCTGAGGCGTCGCCGGAGAGAAGTAATGGTCTTTTCTGAAGGTGGCAGGCCCCTGGATCAGGACAATATCATTGAGCCAATACAAAATCGCGCCGTCTGGGGTCTAGACGATCAATTTAACGAGCTTCCCGGAAGGGTTTAG
- a CDS encoding uncharacterized protein (EggNog:ENOG410PNMJ~COG:S~TransMembrane:2 (o259-277i298-316o)) — translation MWHVWHLEPASKKQKRVVRRRHRLAISCSRCRRLKVKCDRQTPCENCKRSKRADECIYLSNSPRPERPESQSANTRTPSTDDEKGGLDSPLTGLESPQLLHDLNPSGGDSPTAGRVIEPLRVEVSRESPNGAMYLYPDTATIWLSKFRGETHWAVYLKEFKSIFSPDDNHLEFPPLPQIHPEADDAHADASGLNSNFTSLFGNPKDYILSIIPNKDQIWVYVENYLSTVERIYRVLHIPSFRKEVEAFWKNESMPRWDWMAQFLMVIGIGWLTTPHANSKRVKRLLRAAEVCLLQMSFILHPTLLTINALCMMVIAKHMGAMSCHEYDSCGPLMGIVIRHAMSLGLHCDPALSLKDISPFQAEMQRRLWTTIVHLELQQSITSGSPPLLKRDDFNTLPPLNLNDDDLDPCREEPFVPAAEFEFTDSSFQILLTGAFTTAFEIVTTANSLSGNISHSRVIHLDSILRSLLMETSFLRNTLSIWPTNTKTSWKALQVSTLELTLRRILLILHQRYARQPQAIICYPASYWSALECSLAILVHQRQVHEDPVHSESARWFAELFKNDFFMAIMMVGIQLCRKDNPVPDGTEPTMKTSGCYNQIISPRSTILQTLKWCQDIWTSKLTHSFCQSKVSDIIGRIIGNVELEV, via the exons ATGTGGCACGTTTGGCATCTTGAGCCGGCCtcaaagaagcaaaagcGTGTCGTCCGCAGACGGCACCGGCTGGCAATCTCTTGCTCTCGATGCAGGCGCTTGAAGGTAAAGTGCGATCGACAGACTCCCTGTGAGAATTGCAAGAGAAGTAAGCGTGCAGATGAATGTATCTATCTTTCGAATTCTCCCCGTCCTGAACGGCCCGAATCGCAGAGCGCCAATACTAGAACACCTTCCACGGATGACGAAAAAGGAGGCCTGGACAGTCCGCTAACGGGTCTAGAGTCACCGCAATTGCTGCACGACTTAAATCCATCTGGTGGTGATTCCCCTACTGCTGGGCGGGTGATTGAGCCGCTCAGAGTCGAGGTCTCTCGAGAGTCTCCAAATGGTGCGATGTATTTATACCCAGATACGGCGACGATCTGGTTGTCAAAGTTTCGAGGCGAGACTCATTGGGCTGTCTATCTGAAGGAA TTCAAATCAATATTCTCTCCTGACGACAATCACCTCGAGTTCCCGCCTCTTCCACAGATTCACCCAGAAGCAGATGATGCCCACGCCGACGCTTCGGGCCTAAATTCGAACTTCACCAGTCTCTTCGGTAATCCCAAGGATTATATTCTCTCAATCATACCTAATAAAGACCAAATCTGGGTTTACGTTGAGAACTATCTCTCAACGGTAGAACGAATATACCGCGTTTTACATATCCCCTCATTCCGTAAGGAAGTGGAAGCCTTCTGGAAGAATGAGTCAATGCCCAGATGGGATTGGATGGCACAGTTCTTAATGGTTATTGGCATTGGCTGGCTCACCACACCACATGCAAATTCGAAGCGAGTAAAACGATTGCTGAGAGCGGCGGAAGTATGCCTTCTACAAATGTCCTTTATCCTCCACCCGACTCTCCTCACTATAAATGCACTCTGCATGATGGTGATTGCAAAGCATATGGGCGCGATGTCATGCCACGAGTACGATTCGTGCGGGCCTCTCATGGGAATTGTGATCCGTCATGCCATGTCCCTTGGCCTACACTGTGATCCGGCCTTAAGTTTGAAGGATATATCGCCATTTCAAGCAGAAATGCAAAGAAGATTATGGACGACCATTGTCCACCTTGAGCTGCAACAGTCAATCACCAGTGGCAGTCCCCCTCTTCTTAAGAGAGATGATTTCAACACACTACCACCTCTAAATTTGAACGACGATGACCTCGATCCGTGTAGGGAAGAGCCCTTTGTGCCAGCTGCAGAGTTCGAATTTACAGATTCTTCCTTCCAGATTCTCCTTACAGGTGCATTTACAACAGCATTCGAAATAGTCACCACTGCAAATTCTCTATCAGGAAACATCAGCCACAGCAGAGTGATCCATCTCGACTCCATTCTACGAAGCCTTCTCATGGAAACCTCATTTCTCCGAAACACGTTATCCATATGGCCCACCAACACAAAAACAAGCTGGAAAGCTCTCCAAGTATCCACACTGGAATTAACCTTGCGACGCATCCTTCTCATCCTTCACCAGCGATACGCCCGTCAACCGCAGGCGATTATTTGTTACCCAGCATCTTACTGGTCCGCATTGGAATGCTCTTTGGCCATTCTCGTCCACCAGCGACAGGTACACGAAGATCCCGTGCATAGCGAATCGGCAAGGTGGTTCGCAGAATTATTCAAGAATGACTTTTTTATGGCGATCATGATGGTTGGCATCCAGCTCTGTCGCAAGGACAATCCTGTGCCAGATGGAACCGAACCAACGATGAAAACGAGCGGGTGCTACAATCAAATTATCTCACCAAGGTCGACCATATTACAGACACTTAAGTGGTGCCAGGATATCTGGACGAGTAAGCTGACTCACTCATTCTGTCAGTCGAAAGTAAGCGATATAATTGGGCGAATAATAGGTAACGTAGAATTAGAGGTTTAA
- a CDS encoding uncharacterized protein (EggNog:ENOG410PXU7) produces the protein MSEKGTHVASHGYVNSRQDWEIHEASHSPEKPDATVARGTGRAIWPAEATYEIEVAFGHVPDETEIKLPEK, from the coding sequence ATGTCAGAGAAGGGTACACACGTCGCTAGTCATGGCTATGTCAACTCGAGACAGGACTGGGAGATTCACGAAGCATCGCACTCTCCTGAGAAGCCTGATGCCACAGTTGCCAGAGGAACCGGACGTGCTATCTGGCCAGCTGAAGCGACGTATGAGATTGAAGTGGCTTTCGGCCATGTACCAGACGAAACAGAGATCAAACTGCCCGAGAAGTGA
- a CDS encoding uncharacterized protein (EggNog:ENOG410Q5MQ~COG:T), which produces MPTIMEPSKVKYAYVEEGVERLDYYVRGGYHPVKIGDEFQEGRYVIAHKLGFGGSATTWLAEDKVMKKLVALKISTDSFTTGQVSISVARKSHSPDIARFFHPLWAEWDASVLGYGCCEGQHSCCKGHGLSPPSPA; this is translated from the coding sequence ATGCCCACCATTATGGAACCAAGCAAAGTCAAGTATGCGTATGTCGAGGAAGGTGTCGAACGCCTGGACTACTATGTCCGTGGCGGGTACCATCCGGTAAAGATTGGTGACGAGTTCCAGGAAGGCCGCTATGTCATTGCCCATAAACTTGGATTTGGAGGGTCTGCCACTACCTGGCTGGCTGAAGACAAAGTAATGAAAAAACTTGTCGCCCTCAAAATTTCCACTGATTCTTTTACGACTGGCCAAGTCTCGATCAGCGTTGCCCGGAAAAGCCATAGTCCAGACATTGCTCGATTCTTTCACCCTCTCTGGGCCGAATGGGACGCATCGGTGCTTGGTTACGGATGCTGCGAGGGTCAGCATTCATGTTGCAAAGGACATGGCTTATCACCGCCTTCTCCAGCTTGA
- a CDS encoding uncharacterized protein (EggNog:ENOG410PIFV~COG:Z) has protein sequence MAIMLGRLEMDVDECISKFSQISEEIFRERSSWFFLDRKARIKGRFDSKNLERAVRAVLKERNVAENEMLDDGVSRGCKVFVCATSKDTKEVKRLRSYTIPDELNIKPTIVEAALATSAATSFFDPVTIGFRTFVDGGVGANNPVNQVEQEASNIWCPKSGDLKPLVKCFVSIGTGNTGKAALDYNAAKFAQALVDLTTDTEFTAKDFIARWRGHYEEGRYFRFSVDHGIENLDLAEYRAQGLIEAAADDYIHHQEQKFKIQSCVQNLLKKEIKAGKDIENAIQRFQQSSPLPEAEPLDSEFTVPFDLTGIRYTAQFIGRVSELAQLRELLLSNEFNRRKVVVLQGLGGIGKTQLAIEFARRHQESFSSIFWISGKTREMLLHSLALVTRRLASEQNDEAIVEDMKDSKGIEKRAREALNWFALKGNNKWLIIFDNVDKDPSGEVEDDEAFPVEDFFPGADQGAIIITTRLRQLQELGDFIHLRTMAQDDALELLAASGKSSVFKDENDDWNSETLELIKKLDGLPLAIVLAGSYISRTGMKVARYAQLYSEEWGRLQGKRGPRDYSNGNLSTSLTISYREITRTDQLAATLLLFLSSFDNQDIWYGLLEHGKSGWDAPEWFEEIVSDEVNFYTVIGTLSDYSFVEKKENAEGYSMHPVVQQWCQDYLKSAKNCKSIYIAAFACICNAIPSTNEQKFWILQQRLLPHANRLLPFFQENFSVLECLNDSKILEVVSRLGQLYTEQGKLAQAEVVLRRTLEKQEKILGADHLSTLDTVRYLAQLYWDLTKLAEAEAMILRALKGKEKVLDQSDTEILGLMNSLGAVLYLQERFDEAEVMYQRVIEANDNRKSGQDDIAAVKATNNLGGIRSTQGRVEDAKKLFRKSHEMARKSLGPDHTLTLKSLFNLAVIYHREKNLDEAEKIHQQVYDGYVKAFGANHLYTMDSLQKLANVLRDQGKLAASEQMYLQVLEEREKVYGENHRWTAEALQELGLNYKAQGRLEDAETTLLRALKSQEKAMGPTHDETLDIVEQLSLLYLEQGRHKEAEAMKGRVNQPPASEARENP, from the exons ATGGCCATTATGCTTGGTCGACTAGAGATGGACGTCGACGAATGTATCAGCAAGTTCTCCCAGATTTCGGAGGAAATCTTTCGGGAACGCTCAAGTTGGTTTTTCCTTGATCGAAAGGCCAGAATAAAGGGACGATTCGACTCAAAGAATCTTGAACGCGCAGTCCGTGCAGTCCTCAAAGAGCGCAATGTTGCCGAAAATGAAATGTTGGACGACGGTGTCTCCCGCGGATGCAAAGT ATTTGTCTGCGCAACTTCAAAGGATACTAAGGAGGTCAAGCGTCTTAGGAGTTATACTATACCCGATGAACTAAACATTAAACCAACGATCGTCGAAGCGGCCCTTGCGACTTCGGCGGCCACCTCATTCTTCGACCCTGTCACTATAGGATTTCGGACTTTTGTTGACGGGGGTGTGGGAGCGAACAACCCAGTGAATCAGGTCGAACAAGAAGCTTCGAATATATGGTGTCCCAAATCTGGAGACCTGAAACCACTGGTAAAATGCTTTGTTTCCATTGGGACCGGCAACACAGGAAAGGCCGCGCTGGACTATAACGCGGCGAAATTTGCGCAGGCTCTGGTGGATCTTACTACGGATACCGAATTTACAGCTAAAGACTTTATTGCACGCTGGCGTGGACATTATGAGGAGGGCCGATATTTTCGATTTTCCGTGGACCATGGCATAGAGAATCTGGACCTCGCTGAATATCGAGCGCAGGGACTGATTGAAGCTGCCGCTGACGACTACATACATCACCAAGAACAAAAGTTCAAAATCCAAAGCTGTGTTCAAAATCttctgaagaaagaaa TAAAAGCTGGGAAAGATATAGAAAACGCAATTCAA AGATTCCAACAAAGCTCCCCTTTACCAGAAGCGG AACCACTTGACTCTGAATTTACTGTTCCTTTCGATCTCACAGGAATCCGCTATACTGCTCAATTTATTGGGCGCGTCTCAGAACTCGCACAACTCCGGGAACTTCTCCTCTCAAATGAGTTCAACCGGCGCAAAGTCGTTGTATTACAAGGACTCGGTGGTATTGGAAAGACTCAACTGGCTATTGAATTTGCCAGGAGACATcaagagagcttcagttcTATTTTCTGGATTAGTGGAAAGACTCGAGAAATGCTTCTTCATTCTCTGGCATTAGTCACCCGTAGACTTGCCTCTGAGCAAAATGACGAAGCCATTGTGGAGGATATGAAAGACAGCAAGGGCATCGAAAAAAGGGCCAGGGAAGCTCTAAACTGGTTTGCTCTCAAGGGAAACAATAAATGGTTGATCATATTTGACAATGTTGACAAAGATCCTTCGGGCGAAGTAGAAGACGATGAGGCTTTTCCAGTTGAGGATTTCTTTCCAGGGGCTGATCAAGGTGCTATAATTATCACGACCCGCCTACGACAGCTTCAGGAACTCGGAGATTTTATTCATCTAAGAACGATGGCGCAGGACGATGCACTGGAACTTCTTGCTGCGAGCGGCAAATCCAGCGTGTTCAAAGATGAAAACGACGATTGGAACTCGG AAACTTTAGAACTTATCAAGAAGCTCGATGGCTTGCCTCTAGCGATAGTCCTTGCCGGTTCTTATATCAGTCGCACGGGCATGAAAGTCGCAAGGTATGCTCAATTGTATTCAGAAGAATGGGGCCGACTCCAGGGCAAAAGGGGCCCTCGCGACTATTCAAACGGCAACCTCAGTACTTCTTTGACTATCTCATATAGAGAAATCACGCGGACAGACCAACTTGCTGCAACGCTTCTCTTGTTTCTCTCATCCTTTGATAACCAAGATATTTGGTATGGATTGTTAGAGCACGGAAAGAGTGGCTGGGACGCTCCAGAATGGTTTGAAGAAATTGTTTCTGACGAAGTCAACTTTTATACCGTTATCGGAACATTGTCAGATTATTCATTTGTcgagaaaaaggagaacgCAGAGGGCTATTCGATGCATCCCGTGGTCCAACAGTGGTGTCAAGATTATCTTAAAAGCGCTAAGAATTGCAAGAGCATATATATCGCTGCATTTGCGTGTATATGCAATGCCATTCCATCCACTAACGAACAGAAATTTTGGATTTTACAACAACGCCTCCTGCCTCATGCCAATAGATTGCTGCCTTTTTTCCAGGAAAATTTTTCTGTGTTGGAATGTTTAAACGACTCAAAAATCCTTGAAGTCGTCAGCAGACTGGGGCAGCTTTATACCGAACAGGGCAAATTGGCCCAGGCCGAAGTTGTACTTCGTCGCACGCTTGagaaacaagagaaaatattGGGCGCAGACCACTTGTCCACGCTGGATACGGTCAGATACCTGGCGCAACTCTATTGGGACTTGACAAAATTAGCTGAGGCTGAGGCCATGATCTTGCGGGCTCTTAAAGGAAAGGAGAAAGTTCTCGATCAGAGTGACACAGAGATTCTAGGGTTGATGAACTCTCTTGGCGCCGTACTCTATTTGCAGGAGAGATTTGACGAAGCCGAAGTCATGTACCAACGTGTCATTGAAGCAAATGACAATAGGAAATCCGGTCAAGACGATATTGCAGCTGTAAAGGCGACCAATAATCTTGGAGGAATACGCAGCACCCAGGGGAGGGTGGAGGACGCCAAAAAGCTATTTCGGAAATCACATGAAATGGCGAGAAAGAGTCTTGGTCCAGACCACACCCTGACATTAAAATCCCTCTTTAACCTTGCTGTCATATATCACAGAGAAAAGAATTTGGATGAGGCGGAGAAGATCCATCAACAGGTGTATGATGGCTATGTAAAGGCATTCGGAGCAAACCACTTGTATACCATGGATAGTTTACAAAAGCTGGCCAATGTACTCAGGGACCAAGGAAAATTAGCTGCCTCTGAGCAGATGTACTTGCAGGTCCtagaagagagggaaaaggtATACGGGGAGAATCATAGGTGGACTGCAGAAGCTCTGCAGGAGCTGGGACTGAATTATAAGGCTCAGGGAAGACTTGAGGATGCCGAGACCACGCTGTTGCGCGCGTTAAAATCACAAGAAAAGGCGATGGGCCCAACCCATGATGAGACGCTGGATATTGTGGAGCAGCTGAGTCTGCTTTACTTAGAACAAGGGAGACACAAAGAAGCGGAGGCCATGAAAGGCCGGGTCAACCAGCCTCCGGCATCCGAGGCTCGTGAGAATCCCTAA